The following proteins are encoded in a genomic region of Vibrio sinaloensis:
- a CDS encoding TRAP transporter small permease subunit, with translation MKNSDTKVAEMPNNILDKAIAKVSEILSLLFAFTVIISFYEVVSRYVFDAPTIWVHETASFIGGSLFVIGGAYALATDKHVRVVLIYDSVSQRTKHYLNIFHHLAGLLFSGLLIYAAWQMVNSSWFAPWGELRLETSGTAWDPAFPALLKGLILLTVSVMFIQFVLHLISEVKQLKEENNA, from the coding sequence ATGAAAAACTCAGACACAAAAGTGGCTGAAATGCCCAACAACATCTTAGACAAAGCCATTGCTAAGGTGAGCGAGATACTTAGCTTACTGTTTGCTTTTACGGTCATTATCTCATTTTACGAAGTTGTGAGCCGCTACGTTTTTGATGCACCAACCATCTGGGTTCACGAAACGGCTTCGTTTATCGGCGGCTCATTATTTGTGATTGGTGGTGCGTACGCGCTTGCGACCGATAAGCATGTACGAGTGGTACTTATCTATGATTCGGTTTCGCAGCGAACCAAACATTACCTCAATATTTTTCATCACTTAGCGGGATTGCTATTTAGTGGCTTACTCATCTATGCGGCGTGGCAAATGGTCAACAGCTCATGGTTTGCGCCGTGGGGAGAACTCAGGTTAGAGACTTCAGGAACCGCTTGGGATCCGGCTTTTCCTGCGCTGCTTAAAGGATTAATCCTTCTAACCGTTAGCGTGATGTTTATTCAGTTTGTTCTGCATCTGATTAGTGAAGTCAAACAACTAAAGGAAGAGAATAATGCTTAA
- a CDS encoding TRAP transporter large permease produces MLALMIGLLLTGMQLAFVTGLVALVFTLGWFGVDALPLITSRIYSFVNGYVFLAVPMFVLMAALLDRSGIARDLFDAMKSVGRKVRGGVAVQTLIVAVILASMSGVIGGETVLLGILALPQMLRLGYDRKLAIGTTCAGGALGTMLPPSIVLIIYGLSASVSIGDLFKASFLPAFILALFYIAYVLIRCKLNPSLAPLPSAEELEEDAKEHPSYFKALFFPLLSVATVLGSIYTGVASVTEASALGVVGIAVSAAIRGELNWNMVKESAIATMRTCGMIMWIGIGASALVGVYNLMGGINFVEQTILALSGGNAMTTLLIMMVILFVLGMFLDWVGVALLTMPIFVPIITSLGMDPIWFGVVFCLNMQVAFLSPPFGPAAFYLKSVAPKDISLGEIFSSLLPFIGLQISVLALVIIFPELALWWK; encoded by the coding sequence ATGCTGGCGTTGATGATTGGCTTGTTGCTAACCGGTATGCAGCTCGCTTTCGTAACCGGCCTTGTGGCGCTTGTATTCACTCTGGGTTGGTTCGGGGTTGATGCGCTGCCATTGATCACCAGCCGAATCTATAGCTTCGTTAACGGCTATGTGTTCCTTGCCGTGCCTATGTTTGTGTTAATGGCAGCATTGCTTGATCGTTCTGGTATCGCAAGAGATCTCTTCGATGCGATGAAGAGTGTTGGGCGTAAAGTCCGTGGTGGTGTCGCGGTGCAAACTCTGATTGTTGCCGTCATCCTCGCTTCAATGTCGGGAGTGATTGGTGGAGAAACAGTACTGCTGGGCATTCTGGCGCTACCGCAAATGCTTCGTCTCGGCTATGACCGCAAATTGGCGATTGGGACCACTTGTGCGGGGGGCGCGCTCGGTACCATGTTACCGCCGAGTATCGTACTGATCATTTACGGCCTTTCTGCATCGGTTTCCATCGGTGATCTATTCAAAGCTTCGTTTTTACCTGCGTTCATTCTGGCTCTGTTTTACATCGCTTACGTGTTGATTCGTTGTAAGTTAAATCCGAGCTTGGCACCGTTGCCGTCTGCTGAAGAGCTAGAGGAAGATGCCAAAGAGCACCCAAGCTATTTCAAAGCGCTGTTCTTTCCGTTGCTGTCGGTTGCAACTGTCCTTGGCAGTATTTACACCGGCGTCGCATCGGTCACTGAAGCTTCAGCACTTGGCGTTGTGGGTATCGCAGTGAGCGCAGCTATCCGCGGTGAGCTCAACTGGAATATGGTTAAAGAGTCTGCCATCGCCACCATGCGCACTTGCGGCATGATCATGTGGATTGGTATCGGCGCGTCGGCACTGGTGGGCGTTTACAACCTCATGGGCGGTATCAATTTTGTTGAGCAGACTATCCTGGCACTCAGTGGCGGTAATGCGATGACAACCCTGCTGATCATGATGGTGATCCTATTTGTACTCGGCATGTTCCTTGATTGGGTTGGCGTCGCATTGCTGACAATGCCTATCTTCGTTCCGATTATTACCAGTTTAGGTATGGACCCAATTTGGTTCGGCGTGGTGTTCTGCTTGAACATGCAAGTGGCTTTCTTGTCACCACCTTTTGGCCCTGCTGCCTTCTATTTGAAGTCGGTTGCGCCAAAAGATATCAGCTTAGGTGAGATCTTTAGCTCGCTACTTCCATTCATTGGTTTACAAATTTCGGTTTTGGCCTTGGTGATTATTTTCCCAGAGCTTGCTCTGTGGTGGAAATAA
- a CDS encoding beta-ketoacyl-ACP reductase yields the protein MFDNKICLVTGAAQGIGRAITERFAQNGAEMVYALDMNADGLAEAFSAIDNVEAVAVNICDRQAIAELVESIAKKYSRIDILVNNAGVTRDALIDKMTEQEWDFVVDVNLKGVFNLTQAVAPLMMENNYGSIVTMSSVVGTDGNIGQTNYAATKGGVIAMTKSWAKEFARKGAQVRANCVAPGFIETPMTADLPDKVLDLMKAKTPLGRMGTTADITNGVEFLASDKASFITGQVLKIDGGLVL from the coding sequence ATGTTTGACAACAAAATTTGTCTGGTAACAGGTGCAGCGCAGGGAATAGGCCGAGCAATCACCGAGAGATTTGCACAAAACGGAGCCGAAATGGTTTACGCCCTAGATATGAATGCGGATGGGCTAGCCGAGGCGTTTTCCGCGATTGATAACGTTGAGGCGGTGGCGGTGAATATCTGTGATCGCCAAGCCATTGCCGAGCTCGTTGAGTCGATTGCCAAGAAGTATTCCAGAATCGATATCCTAGTCAATAACGCCGGGGTAACCCGCGATGCGCTGATCGACAAGATGACCGAACAAGAGTGGGACTTTGTGGTGGACGTGAATCTTAAAGGGGTCTTTAACCTCACCCAAGCTGTCGCCCCCTTGATGATGGAAAACAACTACGGTTCTATCGTGACCATGTCGTCGGTGGTTGGCACCGATGGCAACATTGGCCAAACCAACTACGCAGCCACTAAGGGTGGGGTGATAGCAATGACCAAAAGCTGGGCAAAAGAGTTTGCGCGTAAAGGTGCTCAAGTGAGAGCGAATTGCGTGGCGCCAGGGTTTATTGAAACGCCAATGACTGCTGATTTGCCGGATAAAGTACTGGATTTGATGAAAGCAAAAACGCCTTTAGGTCGCATGGGGACCACCGCAGACATCACCAACGGGGTAGAGTTCTTAGCCAGTGATAAAGCGAGTTTCATTACCGGGCAAGTGTTAAAAATTGATGGTGGATTGGTACTGTAA
- a CDS encoding acyl CoA:acetate/3-ketoacid CoA transferase, protein MVTQLTPEQAAQWINNHDSVLLGGFIGSVVPEAIERAIGERFASTGQPRDLTLLFAAGQGDGQGRAVNHLAQQGLVERAIGGHWGLVPKLQQLAVDNLIQGYNLPQGIISHLLRDSAAGKPGTISKVGLGTFVDPRIEGGKINTVTKKDWVELIELDGEEWLFYRKLSVDVAILRGTTADENGNITMEDECLIVESLAAAQAAKNNGGKVIVQVKRIVKAGTLDPHRVKIPGIFVDAVVVCDNPAEHMQTFATMMNPEFVGIKDPQQGGEDSVANQPSCLDAKTIIARRAAMELEPNSILNLGIGAPEYIAQVAKQAGVMDHFTLTVEPGAVGGVPQSGLDFGASRLPQAIISQDQMFDFYDGGGVDQAFLGLAQCDQCGDINVSRFGSKIAGCGGFINITQNAKKVYFCGTFTAQGLKVEVNDGRLTILNEGRQKKLINQVEQITFSAEQAIRRGTQVMYITERAVFRLTQNGLELVEVAPGIDLQRDIIQQMEFAPLVSPSLTMMDSGIFDQQFQLTLRKNE, encoded by the coding sequence GTGGTTACTCAGCTCACTCCGGAACAGGCGGCGCAATGGATCAATAACCATGACTCAGTGCTCCTAGGGGGCTTTATTGGTAGCGTAGTACCAGAGGCTATTGAACGTGCCATTGGTGAACGCTTTGCCTCGACCGGACAACCCAGAGATCTCACTTTGCTATTTGCGGCGGGACAGGGTGATGGACAAGGACGTGCAGTTAACCACCTAGCTCAGCAAGGTTTGGTCGAGCGTGCTATCGGTGGACACTGGGGCTTGGTGCCTAAATTGCAACAGTTGGCGGTCGACAATCTCATTCAAGGCTACAACTTACCTCAGGGCATTATCTCCCATCTGCTGCGTGACAGCGCCGCGGGTAAACCTGGCACCATCAGTAAAGTTGGGCTCGGAACCTTCGTTGACCCGCGCATTGAGGGTGGAAAGATCAATACGGTCACCAAAAAAGATTGGGTGGAGCTGATTGAGCTGGATGGCGAAGAGTGGCTGTTCTATCGCAAACTCTCAGTGGATGTTGCCATCCTAAGAGGCACCACGGCTGACGAAAACGGCAATATCACTATGGAAGATGAATGTCTGATTGTAGAAAGCTTAGCCGCAGCGCAAGCGGCGAAAAATAACGGCGGTAAGGTTATTGTACAAGTAAAGCGAATAGTCAAAGCCGGAACGCTTGACCCACATCGCGTGAAGATACCCGGCATTTTCGTCGATGCGGTCGTGGTGTGTGACAATCCTGCGGAGCACATGCAAACCTTCGCGACCATGATGAACCCCGAGTTTGTGGGAATTAAAGATCCACAGCAAGGGGGAGAAGATTCGGTAGCCAATCAACCAAGCTGTCTCGATGCCAAAACCATTATTGCTCGCCGCGCGGCGATGGAACTCGAACCCAACTCAATTCTTAACCTCGGGATTGGCGCACCAGAATACATTGCGCAGGTGGCCAAGCAAGCGGGAGTCATGGACCATTTCACTTTGACTGTCGAACCCGGCGCTGTGGGTGGCGTGCCGCAAAGTGGCTTGGACTTCGGTGCATCTCGTTTACCGCAGGCAATTATCTCGCAAGACCAGATGTTTGACTTCTACGATGGGGGCGGGGTGGATCAAGCCTTTCTCGGCCTTGCCCAATGTGACCAGTGTGGCGACATCAACGTCTCTCGCTTTGGCAGCAAAATCGCGGGCTGTGGCGGTTTTATCAATATTACCCAGAATGCGAAGAAGGTCTATTTTTGCGGTACGTTTACCGCGCAGGGTCTGAAAGTTGAAGTCAACGACGGCAGGTTAACCATCCTTAATGAAGGTCGACAGAAAAAGCTGATCAATCAAGTTGAACAGATTACGTTTAGCGCCGAGCAGGCAATCAGGCGTGGTACACAAGTCATGTACATCACCGAGCGGGCGGTATTTCGCTTAACCCAGAATGGGTTAGAGCTGGTGGAAGTTGCGCCGGGTATTGATTTGCAGCGCGATATTATTCAGCAAATGGAGTTTGCCCCCTTGGTCAGCCCGTCATTAACAATGATGGATTCTGGAATTTTTGACCAACAGTTTCAGCTAACACTTCGAAAAAATGAGTAG
- a CDS encoding cache domain-containing protein gives MGFVSNRRLTLNIILLSIVPLILVVAIVASILFSQAKQLVEEQVTLTRSNVLAVKKQELKQYVEMAVKSIEPYYLDDALSEELAKQIVAEKLSSLTYGSDGYFFAYTWDGDALVLPYQSDRIGKNWWDVEDVQGKKLLQALILAGKNGGGFVDYLWHKPSRKEPLPKLSYAVSLDKWQWMVGTGVYLDDIDRQVAHMQNGFDQNVGKTSSALFGVVFVAVSVIAALGASLNLNMRRLANQQLSVLNQQIIDSQENERSRVSRELHDGVNQLLVAAKYRLENVSQEQDEQQKELELDASKNAMEQAIVELRRISRDLRPPQLDDLGLVAGIEAYINELRERTQLELVFEHDIDGEEFLPEVETTLYRVVQEALHNVEKHANAQGVDVIMQREGRTLVLTVSDDGIGIADKELKSGKRQPPLLEHMGLQNMKERIQAIGGRFAVTSEQGQGTEVRVSLNMELI, from the coding sequence ATGGGCTTTGTTAGCAACAGAAGACTTACGCTGAACATCATTCTGCTCTCAATAGTGCCTCTGATCTTGGTGGTGGCAATTGTGGCTAGCATCTTATTTAGTCAGGCAAAACAATTAGTTGAAGAACAAGTAACGTTGACGCGTAGCAATGTATTGGCGGTTAAGAAGCAAGAATTGAAGCAGTACGTAGAAATGGCAGTCAAAAGCATTGAACCTTACTACCTCGACGATGCGCTTAGTGAAGAGTTAGCCAAGCAAATAGTTGCCGAAAAGTTGAGCAGTCTCACATATGGCAGCGATGGATACTTTTTTGCCTACACCTGGGATGGCGATGCGCTGGTCTTACCGTACCAAAGTGATCGCATCGGTAAAAACTGGTGGGATGTCGAAGATGTGCAGGGTAAAAAACTACTGCAAGCGTTGATTCTCGCCGGAAAAAATGGCGGCGGATTTGTCGACTATCTTTGGCACAAACCTTCGCGTAAAGAGCCACTACCCAAATTGAGTTATGCGGTATCTCTGGATAAATGGCAGTGGATGGTAGGAACAGGGGTATATCTCGACGATATCGACAGGCAAGTGGCGCATATGCAAAACGGATTTGACCAAAATGTCGGCAAAACCAGCTCGGCATTGTTTGGGGTGGTGTTTGTCGCTGTCTCGGTGATAGCGGCGCTGGGTGCTTCTCTTAATCTCAATATGCGCCGCTTGGCCAATCAACAATTGAGTGTGCTAAATCAACAAATCATTGACTCGCAAGAGAACGAACGCAGTCGCGTTTCGCGCGAGTTACATGATGGTGTAAACCAGCTACTGGTTGCCGCTAAGTATCGGTTAGAGAATGTGTCGCAAGAGCAAGATGAGCAGCAGAAAGAGCTAGAACTTGATGCCAGCAAAAATGCCATGGAGCAGGCGATTGTTGAGTTGAGGCGAATTTCACGTGATTTGCGGCCTCCTCAACTCGACGACTTGGGGCTGGTCGCTGGGATTGAAGCGTACATTAACGAACTGCGTGAACGTACTCAGCTTGAACTGGTGTTCGAGCATGACATCGACGGTGAAGAGTTTTTACCTGAAGTTGAAACGACTTTGTATCGGGTTGTACAAGAAGCCCTGCATAACGTGGAAAAACACGCCAACGCGCAAGGTGTTGATGTAATCATGCAGCGCGAAGGCAGAACACTCGTACTGACCGTAAGCGATGATGGGATTGGGATAGCGGATAAAGAACTCAAATCGGGTAAACGTCAACCCCCTCTACTTGAGCATATGGGATTGCAAAATATGAAAGAACGGATTCAGGCGATTGGTGGCAGATTTGCTGTGACTAGTGAGCAAGGACAAGGAACCGAAGTTAGGGTAAGCCTAAACATGGAGTTGATATGA
- a CDS encoding response regulator, which produces MIRLVLADDHRLMQDGLKSRLEREDNLDILACVGTGLDALETTTTLKPDVLLLDINMPGLNGIEVLEKLDKSKADTAVIMLSMHDSRDYVVRSVKAGAKGYVLKDVGSEELVMAINQVAQGRSYMCPQASDRLLEQINDKPQPKDDTLTSRESDVLKAIVNGACNKDIADSLHISVRTVETHRLRIKKKLGATSTAALVKLALQRGLVSE; this is translated from the coding sequence ATGATCAGACTGGTATTGGCCGACGACCACCGTTTAATGCAAGACGGACTAAAGTCGCGGCTTGAGCGCGAAGACAATTTGGATATTCTCGCCTGTGTTGGCACTGGACTGGATGCACTGGAAACCACCACCACGCTCAAACCAGACGTGCTACTACTCGACATCAATATGCCAGGGCTTAACGGCATTGAAGTGCTCGAAAAACTCGACAAAAGTAAAGCCGATACCGCAGTGATCATGTTGTCGATGCACGATAGCCGTGATTATGTGGTTCGCTCGGTCAAAGCAGGAGCCAAAGGATATGTGCTCAAAGATGTCGGCTCAGAAGAGCTGGTGATGGCGATCAATCAAGTGGCTCAAGGACGCTCCTACATGTGTCCACAAGCTTCGGATCGTTTGCTCGAACAGATTAACGATAAGCCACAACCTAAAGACGATACGTTAACCAGTCGCGAATCGGACGTGCTCAAGGCGATTGTGAATGGCGCGTGCAACAAAGATATCGCTGATTCACTGCATATTAGCGTGCGTACGGTAGAAACCCACCGCTTGAGAATCAAAAAGAAATTGGGTGCAACCTCAACCGCGGCATTGGTTAAGTTGGCGCTACAGAGAGGGCTAGTTAGCGAATGA
- a CDS encoding acetyl-CoA C-acetyltransferase, which produces MQNKVYIVAAKRTPIGAFLGGLRSQTAVELATLAIKSALEQAQLVPNAIDEVIVGNVLGAGAGQGVGRQAAIHAGIPVTTPAYTLNMICGSGMKSLLNAVNAVRSGDANLVVAAGTESMSNAPFVVDGRCRQGNKMGDLTMIDTMLKDGLTDAFAGYHMGITAENIAKRYDISREEQDAFALRSQARAEQAIKSGRFIDEIVPVAIKSRSDENEISTDEHPRFGTTIEALSGLRAAFDRSGTVTAGNASGINDGAVAIIVASEQAIEQYGLVPLVEVVSTGQGGVEPEVMGLGPIPAVKQALQRADLSLSDIQRLELNEAFAAQAIGVMKGLSEQHQLPVSWFDDKTNVNGGAIALGHPIGASGGRIVTTLIYEMIRSQSQLGLASLCIGGGMGTALVLKLTL; this is translated from the coding sequence ATGCAAAACAAAGTTTATATCGTTGCAGCAAAACGCACGCCGATCGGGGCGTTTCTAGGTGGTTTACGTTCACAAACCGCGGTGGAGTTAGCCACGCTGGCTATCAAAAGTGCGCTTGAACAAGCTCAGTTAGTACCCAATGCGATTGATGAAGTGATTGTTGGCAACGTGCTAGGTGCTGGGGCAGGTCAGGGTGTTGGTCGGCAGGCTGCGATTCATGCAGGTATTCCGGTGACAACCCCGGCTTATACCCTGAACATGATTTGCGGAAGTGGCATGAAGTCGCTGCTTAATGCGGTCAACGCGGTACGCAGTGGTGATGCGAACCTGGTTGTAGCCGCCGGAACGGAGAGTATGAGCAATGCGCCATTCGTTGTTGATGGTCGCTGTCGTCAAGGCAACAAAATGGGTGACTTGACCATGATTGATACCATGCTCAAAGATGGTTTGACCGACGCATTTGCGGGCTACCACATGGGCATCACCGCGGAAAACATTGCCAAACGCTATGACATCAGCCGTGAGGAGCAAGACGCGTTTGCACTGCGCAGCCAGGCTAGAGCGGAGCAGGCGATTAAGTCTGGGCGTTTTATCGATGAAATAGTACCGGTGGCGATTAAATCACGCTCAGATGAAAACGAAATCTCAACCGATGAGCACCCTCGATTTGGTACCACCATCGAAGCGTTATCGGGGCTACGCGCGGCCTTTGATCGCAGCGGCACCGTCACTGCGGGTAACGCTTCGGGGATAAATGATGGTGCGGTGGCCATCATAGTGGCGAGTGAGCAAGCGATTGAACAGTACGGACTCGTTCCTTTGGTGGAAGTCGTATCCACGGGTCAAGGTGGTGTCGAGCCAGAGGTCATGGGCTTAGGACCGATCCCTGCGGTAAAGCAGGCTTTGCAGCGTGCAGATTTATCCCTGAGCGACATCCAACGTTTAGAGCTCAACGAAGCGTTTGCTGCGCAAGCGATAGGTGTCATGAAAGGCTTATCTGAGCAACACCAATTGCCGGTGAGTTGGTTTGACGATAAAACCAACGTCAATGGCGGTGCGATTGCGCTGGGCCACCCAATCGGCGCATCGGGAGGGAGAATAGTCACCACATTAATTTACGAGATGATCCGTTCACAATCACAACTGGGCTTGGCATCCTTGTGTATCGGCGGCGGAATGGGCACCGCGCTAGTGCTCAAGCTCACTCTGTAG
- a CDS encoding LysR family transcriptional regulator, translating into MSSHLLSSRQPILDKIVFFCAVLRCGSFREASIEQGISPAAGSRWVKELEETLSVELIKRSTRQLVATQAGDLLYQRFSPLLPDIHSLCEEVQNLADQQRGEIKISSTPLFARQYLTKIVAEYIEMHPQVNFRIFIEAGEFDPLSIDFAFRASASYQGEPEQDSLLIRRRLLREPLYLCASPDYLAKHGVPTSPQALGQHRCLYARTLVGGNKWCFERDGKTDIATIQDTLECDNSEMLLDLALEHAGIAYLPHSLVGPQLARGELQHIMQDFKCASFDIDLFYRPRTPMPERCAGFKHYLYQRLEQLASTTSHCS; encoded by the coding sequence ATGAGTAGTCATTTACTGTCAAGCCGCCAACCTATACTGGATAAAATCGTCTTTTTTTGTGCAGTACTGCGCTGTGGCTCGTTTCGCGAAGCTTCTATCGAGCAGGGCATCTCGCCGGCAGCGGGAAGTCGCTGGGTGAAAGAGCTTGAGGAAACACTGTCGGTGGAACTCATTAAACGTAGCACGCGGCAGTTGGTCGCGACCCAAGCTGGTGACTTACTGTATCAACGTTTTTCTCCACTGTTACCGGATATTCATAGCTTGTGTGAAGAGGTGCAAAACCTAGCAGATCAGCAGCGAGGCGAAATCAAAATTTCGTCAACCCCTCTATTTGCTCGCCAATACTTAACCAAAATTGTCGCTGAATACATTGAAATGCATCCGCAGGTGAACTTTCGTATCTTTATTGAAGCAGGCGAGTTTGATCCACTCTCGATTGATTTTGCCTTTCGAGCCAGTGCCAGTTATCAAGGTGAGCCCGAGCAAGACTCGCTGCTAATCCGTCGCCGCTTGTTGCGTGAGCCACTGTACCTTTGTGCCTCTCCTGATTATCTTGCCAAGCATGGAGTGCCTACGTCACCGCAGGCGTTAGGCCAACATCGCTGTCTGTACGCCCGAACCTTAGTGGGGGGTAACAAGTGGTGTTTTGAACGCGATGGCAAAACCGACATCGCCACAATTCAAGATACATTGGAGTGTGACAATAGCGAAATGCTACTCGACTTGGCGTTGGAACACGCGGGTATCGCCTATTTGCCTCACTCATTGGTCGGCCCGCAATTAGCTCGAGGTGAACTGCAGCACATCATGCAAGATTTCAAGTGCGCAAGCTTCGACATCGATCTGTTTTATCGCCCGAGAACGCCGATGCCTGAGCGTTGTGCAGGGTTCAAACATTACCTCTACCAACGTTTAGAGCAACTAGCGTCGACCACGTCTCATTGTTCCTAA
- a CDS encoding TRAP transporter substrate-binding protein: protein MNLKKVAFATALAIAASGLSVSATAADKKVLLKTPIAFGSHLPALGTPIQWYADHITKTSGGSIKMKIYEPGKLVNPAEILDAVSTGKVNSGYSTAGYWQGKLPASALFSAVPFGPEAGEYMAWLFFGNGMKLYQEMYDQGGFNVKVMPCAIISPETSGWFRKPIEKPEDLKGLNMRFFGLGASVMEKLGVGTVQLPGGEIFGALEKGAIDASEFSQPAIDQRLGFHKVAKYNYFPGWHQQSTVFELLINKDTWNGMSETQQAAVETTCMATMTYSIAEGEALQFAAMEKAKQNGVEIRYWNQEMLSLFKNTWLEVVEEKKAADPFFDKVWADLSTFRKGYALWAANGFLPRETQSQ, encoded by the coding sequence ATGAATCTTAAGAAAGTTGCCTTCGCCACGGCTTTAGCTATTGCCGCATCTGGTCTTTCTGTTAGCGCGACGGCCGCCGATAAGAAAGTGTTGCTCAAAACCCCTATCGCATTTGGCAGCCATTTGCCCGCTTTAGGTACCCCGATCCAGTGGTACGCCGACCACATTACTAAAACTTCGGGTGGCAGCATCAAAATGAAAATCTACGAGCCGGGCAAGCTGGTCAATCCGGCCGAAATTTTAGACGCTGTATCAACAGGCAAAGTCAACTCTGGTTACTCTACAGCAGGTTACTGGCAAGGTAAGTTACCGGCTTCAGCGCTGTTTTCTGCGGTTCCTTTTGGTCCTGAGGCGGGTGAGTACATGGCATGGCTGTTCTTTGGTAACGGGATGAAACTGTACCAAGAGATGTACGACCAAGGTGGCTTTAACGTCAAAGTTATGCCTTGCGCCATCATCTCTCCTGAAACCTCTGGTTGGTTCCGCAAACCAATTGAAAAGCCCGAAGATCTGAAAGGTCTCAACATGCGCTTCTTTGGTTTGGGCGCATCTGTTATGGAAAAACTAGGCGTGGGTACCGTTCAACTGCCGGGCGGTGAGATCTTCGGCGCACTGGAAAAAGGCGCGATTGACGCATCAGAGTTTTCTCAGCCAGCTATCGACCAGCGCCTAGGTTTTCATAAAGTGGCAAAATACAACTACTTCCCTGGTTGGCACCAACAATCCACGGTATTTGAGCTGCTGATCAACAAAGACACATGGAACGGTATGAGTGAAACTCAACAAGCGGCCGTTGAGACCACCTGTATGGCAACCATGACCTACTCCATCGCCGAAGGTGAAGCGCTGCAGTTCGCAGCGATGGAAAAAGCCAAACAGAACGGCGTCGAGATTCGCTACTGGAATCAAGAGATGTTGAGTCTGTTTAAGAACACTTGGTTGGAAGTGGTTGAAGAGAAAAAAGCAGCCGATCCGTTCTTTGACAAAGTATGGGCCGATCTCAGCACCTTCCGTAAGGGATATGCATTATGGGCTGCGAATGGCTTCTTACCGCGTGAAACCCAAAGCCAATAA
- a CDS encoding TRAP transporter substrate-binding protein — translation MNNTLKTLSIAVATTLLSTSALAADFNFKFQSSDPSGDKNYQVQKEWAETVEKMSAGRIEIDLLPVGAVVKHTETLDAIKMGVLDGHITATGYFSGKDPAFGLIGNMVGAWSDTRQLLEYINYGGGYELMTELYAPYGVKYIGGSTTGVESFVSKVPLNGVDDLKGLKLRAPEGLVQQVFAAAGATPVNLPGSEVFTGLSKGVIDAADYTVFSTNHSAGMNDIAMHPVQPGFHSLPTIDISMSQKKWDKLPADLQEIMTVSVRDFAQDITTQLRIADQAAVKEAQANPDITIHDWSQEERKKFRQIAMGEWEKYAQRSPNAQKVYDSITTYLKGAGLL, via the coding sequence ATGAACAATACCCTCAAAACCCTATCTATCGCTGTCGCTACCACACTACTATCCACGTCTGCACTTGCGGCTGATTTCAACTTCAAGTTTCAGTCGAGTGACCCATCTGGAGACAAAAACTACCAAGTACAAAAAGAGTGGGCGGAGACTGTAGAAAAAATGTCTGCCGGTCGTATTGAAATCGATTTACTTCCAGTGGGCGCGGTGGTTAAACACACTGAAACACTCGATGCCATCAAAATGGGCGTTCTCGACGGCCACATTACTGCGACTGGCTATTTCTCAGGTAAAGATCCAGCGTTCGGTCTAATCGGTAACATGGTTGGTGCCTGGTCTGATACACGACAACTGCTTGAGTACATCAACTACGGCGGCGGCTATGAGCTGATGACTGAGTTGTATGCCCCTTACGGCGTCAAGTATATCGGTGGCTCGACCACAGGTGTTGAGTCGTTCGTTTCTAAGGTGCCGCTAAATGGTGTAGATGACCTTAAAGGCCTAAAACTTCGTGCTCCAGAAGGTCTAGTACAGCAAGTGTTTGCTGCCGCTGGTGCAACACCGGTTAACTTACCGGGCTCTGAGGTTTTCACTGGCCTGAGCAAAGGTGTGATTGATGCGGCTGACTACACGGTTTTCTCGACTAACCACAGTGCTGGCATGAATGACATTGCGATGCACCCGGTTCAGCCAGGTTTCCACTCGTTACCGACGATTGATATCTCAATGAGTCAGAAAAAATGGGACAAACTGCCCGCCGATCTGCAAGAGATCATGACAGTCTCAGTGCGTGATTTTGCGCAAGACATCACCACACAATTGCGCATTGCTGACCAAGCAGCAGTGAAAGAGGCGCAGGCAAACCCAGACATTACGATTCACGACTGGTCGCAAGAAGAGCGTAAGAAGTTCCGTCAAATCGCGATGGGTGAGTGGGAAAAATACGCTCAGCGTTCGCCAAACGCGCAAAAAGTGTATGACTCGATTACGACCTATCTAAAAGGTGCAGGTCTGCTATAA